The proteins below come from a single Burkholderia humptydooensis genomic window:
- the flhA gene encoding flagellar biosynthesis protein FlhA: MNVPAGLLGKRAQLFAGTNLRALAGPILICMILGMMILPLPPLLLDLFFTFNIALSVMVLLVSMYTMKPLDFAAFPSVLLFSTLLRLSLNVASTRIVLLEGHTGPDAAGQVIEAFGHFLVGGNFAVGIVVFVILMIINFMVITKGAGRIAEVSARFTLDAMPGKQMAIDADLNAGLINEEQAKKRRRAVAQEAEFYGSMDGASKFVRGDAIAGLIIMAINVIGGLIVGILQHDMSFAAAGKNYTLLTIGDGLVAQIPSLVISTAAGVIVSRVATDEDIGTQLTTQLFTNPRVLMITGSIIVLMGLIPNMPHFAFLLLGGGAIWLSRTMTRREAAKKAAGMVAEIAPPAALPADSHEATWEDVTLIDPLGLEVGYRLIPLVDRNADGELLKRIKSIRKKFAQEIGFLPPVIHIRDNLELRPNAYRIALKGVAVGTGEAYPGQWLAINPGQVTAALPGAPTQDPAFGLPAVWIDTALREQAQVYGYTVVDASTVVATHLNHLVVQHAAELLGRQEVQALIERTGKDAPSLVEDLVPKTISLTTLQKVLQSLLDEGVPIRDMRTIIEAVSEQAGRITDPYDLTAAVRLSLGRAITQQWYPGAGEMQVMGLDANLERVLSQALATGANPGLEPGLAHTLLVGTQDAMLRQQNMGLPPVLLVQHALRAMLARFLRRSLPQLKVLSYAEVPDTRTIKVVNVIGGTA, from the coding sequence ATGAACGTGCCGGCCGGCCTCCTCGGCAAGCGCGCGCAGCTTTTCGCGGGCACGAACCTGCGCGCGCTCGCGGGCCCGATCCTCATCTGCATGATTCTCGGGATGATGATCCTGCCGCTGCCGCCGCTGCTGCTCGATCTGTTCTTCACGTTCAACATCGCGCTGTCGGTGATGGTGCTGCTCGTCAGCATGTACACGATGAAGCCGCTCGACTTCGCAGCGTTCCCGAGCGTGCTGCTGTTCTCGACGCTCCTGCGCCTGTCGCTGAACGTCGCGTCGACGCGCATCGTGCTGCTCGAAGGCCACACGGGCCCCGACGCGGCCGGCCAGGTGATCGAGGCGTTCGGCCACTTCCTCGTCGGCGGCAACTTCGCGGTCGGCATCGTCGTGTTCGTGATCCTGATGATCATCAACTTCATGGTGATCACGAAGGGCGCGGGCCGGATCGCCGAAGTGTCCGCGCGCTTCACGCTCGACGCGATGCCCGGCAAGCAGATGGCGATCGACGCCGACCTGAACGCCGGCCTCATCAACGAAGAGCAGGCGAAGAAGCGCCGCCGGGCGGTCGCGCAGGAGGCGGAGTTCTACGGGTCGATGGACGGCGCGTCGAAGTTCGTGCGCGGCGACGCGATCGCGGGCCTCATCATCATGGCGATCAACGTGATCGGCGGCCTCATCGTCGGGATTCTCCAGCACGACATGAGCTTCGCCGCGGCGGGCAAGAACTACACGCTGCTCACGATCGGCGACGGCCTCGTCGCGCAGATCCCGTCGCTCGTGATCTCGACCGCGGCCGGCGTGATCGTGTCGCGCGTCGCGACCGACGAGGACATCGGCACGCAGCTCACGACGCAGCTTTTCACGAACCCGCGCGTGCTGATGATCACGGGCTCGATCATCGTGCTGATGGGCCTCATCCCGAACATGCCGCACTTCGCGTTCCTGCTGCTCGGCGGCGGCGCGATCTGGCTGTCGCGCACGATGACCCGGCGCGAGGCCGCGAAGAAGGCGGCGGGCATGGTCGCCGAGATCGCGCCGCCCGCGGCGCTGCCGGCCGACAGCCACGAGGCGACGTGGGAAGACGTGACGCTCATCGATCCGCTCGGCCTCGAAGTCGGCTACCGGCTGATTCCGCTCGTCGACAGGAACGCCGACGGCGAGCTGCTCAAGCGGATCAAGAGCATCCGCAAGAAATTCGCGCAGGAAATCGGCTTTTTGCCGCCCGTCATCCATATCCGCGACAACCTCGAGCTGCGCCCGAACGCGTACCGGATCGCGCTCAAGGGCGTCGCGGTCGGCACGGGCGAAGCGTATCCGGGCCAGTGGCTCGCGATCAACCCGGGCCAGGTTACGGCCGCGCTGCCGGGCGCGCCGACGCAGGACCCGGCGTTCGGGCTGCCCGCCGTGTGGATCGACACGGCGCTGCGCGAGCAGGCGCAGGTGTACGGCTACACGGTCGTCGACGCGAGCACCGTCGTCGCGACGCATCTGAATCATCTCGTCGTCCAGCACGCGGCCGAGCTGCTCGGCCGCCAGGAAGTGCAGGCGCTCATCGAGCGCACCGGCAAGGACGCGCCGTCGCTCGTCGAGGATCTGGTGCCGAAGACGATCTCGCTCACGACGCTGCAGAAGGTGCTGCAAAGCCTGCTCGACGAAGGCGTGCCGATCCGCGACATGCGCACGATCATCGAAGCCGTGTCCGAGCAGGCGGGCCGCATCACCGATCCGTACGACCTCACGGCCGCCGTGCGTCTTTCGCTCGGCCGCGCGATCACGCAGCAGTGGTATCCGGGCGCGGGCGAGATGCAGGTGATGGGGCTCGACGCGAATCTCGAGCGCGTGCTGTCGCAGGCGCTCGCCACGGGTGCGAATCCGGGCCTCGAGCCGGGGCTCGCGCACACGCTGCTCGTCGGCACGCAAGACGCGATGTTGCGCCAACAGAACATGGGGCTGCCGCCCGTGCTGCTCGTCCAGCACGCGCTGCGCGCGATGCTCGCGCGCTTCCTGCGCCGCAGCCTGCCGCAATTGAAAGTGCTGTCCTACGCCGAAGTGCCGGACACGCGCACGATCAAGGTCGTTAACGTCATTGGGGGTACCGCTTGA
- the flhF gene encoding flagellar biosynthesis protein FlhF: MNIRKFIGPTSRDALRLVREAMGADAAVLSNRTLEDGRVEIVALPAAELADISTRRAAEAAAHGAAQPHAPSGPSFASPAASVVVPSAAASGASASAPTLRAAANPYAAGGMPDVFSSVFGASVDASADGDAQPAVSMPAQPAAPSEPAPWLVEHAKRLTKQHDELVARPRAAARATHATHAPRERAVADEAPEWALDIVRHAARRLPPDEPSAAKPALRLPDDAATAVADAVKARIERIVNDTVMQELGSLRELMEEQFAGLMWNERQRRNPVHGALTKYLFAAGFSAQLVRMIVDNLPEGAGYDTLDAAADWAQSVLAANLPVLDSEDALMERGGVFALMGPTGVGKTTTTAKLAARCVMRFGASKVALLTTDSYRIGGHEQLRIFGKILGVPVHAVKDGGDLQLALAELRNKHMVLIDTIGMSQRDRTVSDQIAMLHGADTPVQRLLLLNATSHGDTLNEVVQAYRSAAGQSEAALPDLAGCILTKLDEASNLGGVLDTVIRYKLPVHYVSTGQKVPENLYVATKKFLLKSAFCAPREDSPFVPHDDDLPAMLSALSPRTGNELHEVRFG, encoded by the coding sequence TTGAACATTCGCAAATTCATTGGTCCGACGAGCCGCGACGCGCTGCGCCTCGTGCGCGAAGCGATGGGTGCCGACGCGGCGGTACTGTCCAACCGGACGCTCGAAGACGGGCGCGTCGAGATCGTCGCGCTGCCCGCCGCCGAGCTCGCCGACATCTCGACGCGCCGCGCGGCCGAGGCTGCCGCGCACGGCGCGGCCCAGCCGCATGCGCCTTCGGGGCCGTCGTTCGCGTCGCCCGCCGCATCGGTCGTCGTGCCGAGCGCCGCCGCGTCCGGCGCGTCGGCCTCGGCGCCGACGTTGCGCGCGGCCGCGAATCCGTACGCGGCGGGCGGCATGCCCGACGTGTTCTCGTCGGTGTTCGGCGCGAGCGTCGACGCATCGGCCGACGGCGACGCGCAGCCCGCCGTCTCCATGCCCGCCCAGCCCGCCGCGCCGTCCGAGCCCGCGCCGTGGCTCGTCGAGCACGCGAAGCGGCTGACGAAGCAGCACGACGAGCTCGTTGCGCGGCCGCGCGCTGCGGCGCGCGCAACGCACGCAACGCACGCGCCGCGCGAGCGCGCGGTAGCCGACGAAGCGCCCGAATGGGCGCTCGACATTGTGCGCCATGCCGCGCGCCGGCTGCCGCCCGACGAACCTTCGGCGGCGAAGCCGGCGCTGCGCCTGCCCGATGATGCGGCAACCGCCGTCGCGGACGCGGTGAAGGCGCGCATCGAGCGCATCGTCAACGATACGGTGATGCAGGAGCTCGGCTCGCTGCGCGAGCTGATGGAAGAGCAGTTCGCGGGCCTGATGTGGAACGAGCGCCAGCGCCGCAACCCGGTGCACGGCGCGCTGACGAAATACCTGTTCGCGGCGGGCTTCTCCGCGCAGCTCGTGCGGATGATCGTCGACAACCTGCCGGAAGGCGCGGGCTACGACACGCTCGACGCGGCGGCCGACTGGGCGCAGTCGGTGCTCGCGGCGAACCTGCCCGTGCTCGACAGCGAGGATGCGCTGATGGAGCGCGGCGGCGTGTTCGCGCTGATGGGCCCGACGGGCGTCGGCAAGACGACGACGACCGCGAAGCTCGCGGCGCGCTGCGTGATGCGCTTCGGCGCGAGCAAGGTCGCGCTGCTCACGACGGACAGCTACCGGATCGGCGGCCACGAGCAACTGCGCATCTTCGGCAAGATCCTCGGCGTGCCGGTGCACGCGGTGAAGGACGGCGGCGATCTGCAGCTCGCGCTCGCCGAGCTGCGCAACAAGCACATGGTGCTGATCGACACGATCGGCATGAGCCAGCGCGACCGCACGGTGTCCGACCAGATCGCGATGCTGCACGGCGCGGACACGCCGGTGCAGCGCCTGCTGCTGCTGAACGCGACGAGCCACGGCGACACGCTCAACGAAGTCGTGCAGGCGTATCGCAGCGCGGCCGGCCAGTCTGAAGCGGCCCTGCCCGATCTCGCGGGCTGCATCCTGACGAAGCTCGACGAGGCGAGCAACCTGGGCGGCGTGCTCGACACGGTGATCCGCTACAAGCTGCCGGTCCACTACGTGTCGACCGGCCAGAAGGTGCCCGAGAACCTGTACGTCGCGACGAAGAAATTCCTGCTCAAGAGCGCGTTCTGCGCGCCGCGCGAGGATTCGCCGTTCGTGCCGCACGACGACGACCTGCCAGCGATGCTGTCCGCGTTGAGCCCGCGCACCGGCAACGAACTGCACGAGGTCCGCTTTGGATAA
- a CDS encoding MinD/ParA family ATP-binding protein, with amino-acid sequence MDKRIADQAEGLRRLLAGRASRVVAVTGGPSGVGCTSTVANLAAALAALGKDVLVVDERANVRSITATLCGSWLRDGEPVRHELGFAVCEASRLARVGYSDAQLETLGDGAADIVLVDAQLDASGAFSALARDAHDVLIVTRVSASAITEAYACMKRLHYAHALAQFRVLINHVQSAADARAAYENLAGVASRYLCVSLSNAGCVAADALIERARGLAHTVVDAFPSAAAARDYRQIAADLLYWPMRPSPGIGRVRTGSSAFERGAAHAA; translated from the coding sequence TTGGATAAGCGCATCGCCGACCAGGCAGAAGGATTGCGGCGCCTGCTCGCCGGACGCGCGTCGCGCGTCGTCGCGGTGACGGGCGGACCGTCGGGCGTCGGCTGCACGTCGACGGTCGCCAATCTCGCCGCGGCGCTCGCCGCGCTCGGCAAGGACGTGCTCGTCGTCGACGAGCGCGCGAACGTCCGCTCGATCACGGCGACGCTGTGCGGCTCGTGGCTGCGCGACGGCGAGCCGGTGCGGCACGAGCTCGGCTTCGCGGTGTGCGAGGCGTCGCGGCTCGCGCGCGTCGGCTACAGCGATGCGCAGCTCGAGACGCTCGGCGACGGCGCGGCGGACATCGTGCTGGTCGACGCGCAGCTCGACGCGAGCGGCGCGTTCTCCGCGCTCGCGCGCGACGCGCACGACGTGCTCATCGTCACGCGCGTGTCGGCGTCGGCGATCACCGAGGCGTACGCGTGCATGAAGCGGCTGCACTACGCGCACGCGCTCGCGCAGTTTCGCGTGCTGATCAATCACGTGCAGAGCGCGGCCGACGCGAGAGCCGCCTACGAGAACCTCGCGGGCGTCGCGAGCCGGTATCTGTGCGTGTCGCTGTCGAACGCCGGTTGCGTCGCCGCCGATGCGCTGATCGAGCGCGCGCGAGGGCTCGCGCACACGGTGGTGGACGCGTTCCCGTCGGCGGCGGCGGCGCGCGATTACCGGCAGATCGCCGCCGATCTGCTGTATTGGCCGATGCGCCCGAGTCCGGGCATCGGCCGGGTCCGGACGGGAAGTTCGGCGTTTGAACGAGGCGCGGCTCATGCCGCCTGA
- a CDS encoding RNA polymerase sigma factor FliA produces MMYNAQGKISQDEVLTQYAPLVRRLGLQLVAKMPASVDLDDLIQAGMIGLLDAASRYKEDQGAQFETYATQRIRGAMLDELRSNDWLPRSLRKTSREVEHAVHQVEQRLGRSANETEIAAHLQMPLDEYQSMLQDLHGSQLVYYEDFDRSADDEPFLDRYRADHSDPLSALLDEHLRDALVDAIEHLPEREKLLMSLYYERGLNLREIGAVLEVSESRVCQLHSQAVARLRAKLREQAWVGTES; encoded by the coding sequence ATGATGTATAACGCTCAAGGCAAGATTTCCCAGGACGAAGTGCTGACGCAATATGCGCCGCTCGTGCGTCGCCTCGGCCTGCAGCTCGTCGCGAAGATGCCGGCGAGCGTGGACCTCGACGACCTGATCCAGGCCGGCATGATCGGCCTGCTCGACGCGGCGAGCCGCTACAAGGAAGACCAGGGCGCGCAGTTCGAGACCTATGCGACGCAGCGCATCCGCGGCGCGATGCTCGACGAGCTGCGCAGCAACGACTGGCTGCCGCGCAGCCTGCGCAAGACCTCGCGCGAGGTCGAGCACGCGGTGCATCAGGTCGAGCAGCGGCTCGGCCGCTCGGCGAACGAGACGGAGATCGCCGCGCACCTGCAGATGCCGCTCGACGAGTACCAGTCGATGCTGCAGGACCTGCACGGCAGCCAGCTCGTCTACTACGAGGACTTCGACCGCTCGGCCGACGACGAGCCGTTTCTCGACCGCTACCGCGCCGATCACAGCGATCCGCTGTCGGCGCTGCTCGACGAGCATCTGCGCGACGCGCTCGTCGATGCGATCGAGCACCTGCCGGAGCGCGAGAAGCTCTTGATGTCGCTGTACTACGAGCGCGGGCTGAACCTGCGCGAGATCGGCGCGGTGCTCGAGGTGAGCGAGTCGCGCGTGTGCCAACTGCACAGCCAGGCGGTCGCGCGGCTGCGCGCGAAGCTGCGCGAGCAGGCGTGGGTCGGCACGGAGAGCTGA
- the ahcY gene encoding adenosylhomocysteinase yields the protein MNAAVIDSQSAQDYVVADIALAGWGRKELNIAETEMPGLVQIRDEYKAQQPLKGARIAGSLHMTIQTGVLIETLKALGADVRWASCNIFSTQDHAAAAIVEAGTPVFAFKGESLDEYWEFSHRIFEWPNGEFANMILDDGGDATLLLILGSKAEKDRSVIATPTNEEEVALFKSIERHLEADGNWYSKRLAHIKGVTEETTTGVHRLYQMEKDGRLPFPAFNVNDSVTKSKFDNLYGCRESLVDGIKRATDVMIAGKIAVVAGYGDVGKGCAQSLRGLGATVWVTEIDPICALQAAMEGYRVVTMEYAADKADLFVTATGNYHVINHDHMKAMRHNAIVCNIGHFDSEIDVASTRQYQWENIKPQVDHIIFPDGKRVILLAEGRLVNLGCATGHPSFVMSNSFTNQTLAQIELFTRGGEYGNKVYVLPKHLDEKVARLHLARIGAQLSELSDDQAAYIGVSKAGPFKPDHYRY from the coding sequence ATGAACGCCGCTGTCATCGATTCCCAATCCGCACAAGATTACGTCGTCGCCGATATCGCGTTGGCCGGCTGGGGCCGCAAGGAACTGAACATCGCCGAGACCGAGATGCCCGGCCTCGTGCAGATCCGCGACGAATACAAGGCGCAGCAGCCGCTGAAAGGCGCACGCATCGCCGGCTCGCTGCACATGACGATCCAGACGGGCGTGCTGATCGAGACGCTGAAGGCGCTCGGCGCGGACGTCCGCTGGGCGTCGTGCAACATCTTCTCGACGCAGGATCACGCGGCCGCCGCGATCGTCGAAGCCGGCACGCCCGTCTTCGCGTTCAAGGGCGAATCGCTCGACGAATACTGGGAGTTCTCGCACCGCATCTTCGAATGGCCGAACGGCGAGTTCGCGAACATGATCCTCGACGACGGCGGCGATGCGACGCTGCTCCTCATCCTCGGCTCGAAGGCCGAGAAGGACCGCTCGGTGATCGCGACGCCGACCAACGAGGAAGAAGTCGCGCTCTTCAAGTCGATCGAGCGCCACCTCGAGGCCGACGGCAACTGGTACTCGAAGCGCCTCGCGCACATCAAGGGCGTGACCGAGGAGACGACGACGGGCGTGCACCGCCTGTACCAGATGGAAAAGGACGGCCGCCTGCCGTTCCCGGCGTTCAACGTGAACGATTCGGTGACGAAGTCGAAGTTCGACAACCTGTACGGCTGCCGCGAGTCGCTCGTCGACGGCATCAAGCGCGCGACCGACGTGATGATCGCGGGCAAGATCGCGGTGGTCGCGGGCTACGGCGACGTGGGCAAGGGCTGCGCGCAGTCGCTGCGCGGCCTTGGCGCTACGGTGTGGGTGACGGAAATCGATCCGATCTGCGCGCTGCAGGCGGCGATGGAAGGCTACCGCGTCGTGACGATGGAATACGCGGCCGACAAGGCCGACCTCTTCGTGACGGCCACCGGCAACTACCACGTGATCAATCATGATCACATGAAGGCGATGCGCCACAACGCGATCGTCTGCAACATCGGCCACTTCGATTCGGAAATCGACGTCGCGTCGACCCGCCAGTACCAGTGGGAGAACATCAAGCCGCAGGTCGACCACATCATCTTCCCGGACGGCAAGCGCGTGATCCTGCTGGCTGAAGGCCGCCTCGTGAACCTCGGCTGCGCGACGGGCCACCCGTCGTTCGTGATGTCGAACTCGTTCACGAACCAGACCCTCGCGCAGATCGAGCTGTTCACGCGCGGCGGCGAGTACGGCAACAAGGTGTACGTGCTGCCGAAGCACCTCGACGAAAAGGTCGCGCGCCTGCACCTCGCGCGCATCGGCGCGCAGCTCTCCGAGCTGTCGGACGATCAGGCGGCGTACATCGGCGTGTCGAAGGCGGGCCCGTTCAAGCCGGATCACTATCGTTACTGA
- a CDS encoding phage holin family protein — translation MTVILTWIINALALLIITYLVPSIHIKSFGTALVVAVVLGLINAVIRPVLILLTLPVTIVTLGLFILVVNALCFWLAASLLKGFEVSGFWSAFFGSILYSIVSWLLSALIFGQRNIG, via the coding sequence ATGACCGTCATCCTGACCTGGATCATCAACGCGCTCGCGCTCTTGATCATCACGTACCTCGTGCCGTCGATCCACATCAAGAGCTTCGGCACGGCGCTCGTCGTCGCGGTCGTGCTGGGTCTCATCAATGCGGTGATCCGGCCGGTCCTGATCCTGCTCACGCTGCCCGTGACGATCGTCACACTCGGCCTCTTCATCCTCGTCGTGAACGCGCTGTGCTTCTGGCTCGCGGCGTCGCTGCTGAAGGGCTTCGAAGTGTCGGGATTCTGGTCCGCGTTCTTCGGTTCGATCCTGTACAGCATCGTGTCGTGGCTGCTGTCCGCCCTGATCTTCGGTCAGCGCAATATCGGCTGA
- the metF gene encoding methylenetetrahydrofolate reductase [NAD(P)H] — translation MNPIELSFEFFPPKTAEGVDKLRATRAQLAPLKPKFVSVTFGAGGSTQQGTLDTVLDMQKAGLEAAPHLSCIGSSKDSLRAILDQYRSHGIRHIVALRGDLPSGMGEVGELRYASELVSFIRAEHGDWFRIEVAAYPEYHPQARSPKADLENFARKVKAGANAAITQYFYNADAYFRFVEDAAKLGVDVPVVPGIMPITNFSQLMRFSEMCGAEVPRWIARRLESFGDDKDSIRAFGADVVTGLCRRLVDAGVPGLHFYTLNGAAATKIVCERLGL, via the coding sequence ATGAACCCGATCGAACTTTCCTTTGAATTCTTTCCGCCGAAGACGGCGGAAGGCGTCGACAAGCTGCGCGCGACGCGCGCGCAGCTCGCGCCGCTCAAGCCGAAATTCGTGTCCGTCACGTTCGGCGCGGGCGGCTCGACACAGCAAGGCACGCTCGACACCGTGCTCGACATGCAGAAAGCGGGGCTCGAGGCCGCGCCGCATCTGTCGTGCATCGGCTCGTCGAAGGACAGCCTGCGCGCGATTCTCGACCAGTACCGCTCGCACGGCATCCGCCACATCGTCGCGCTGCGCGGCGATCTGCCGTCCGGCATGGGCGAGGTGGGCGAGCTGCGCTATGCGTCCGAGCTCGTCAGCTTCATCCGCGCCGAGCACGGCGACTGGTTCCGGATCGAAGTGGCCGCGTATCCCGAGTATCACCCGCAGGCGCGCTCGCCGAAGGCCGATCTAGAGAACTTCGCGCGCAAGGTGAAGGCGGGCGCGAACGCCGCGATCACGCAGTACTTCTACAATGCGGACGCGTATTTCCGCTTCGTCGAAGACGCGGCGAAGCTCGGCGTCGACGTGCCGGTCGTGCCGGGCATCATGCCGATCACGAACTTCTCGCAGTTGATGCGCTTCTCCGAGATGTGCGGCGCGGAAGTGCCGCGCTGGATCGCGCGCCGGCTCGAAAGCTTCGGCGACGACAAGGACTCGATCCGCGCGTTCGGCGCGGACGTCGTCACGGGGCTTTGCCGGCGGCTCGTCGACGCGGGCGTGCCCGGTCTGCACTTCTACACGCTCAACGGCGCGGCGGCGACGAAGATCGTCTGCGAGCGGCTGGGGCTCTGA
- a CDS encoding amidase has protein sequence MTVQSDYLCHDAIGLAQLVAQREVSARELLDAAIGRAQALNPALNAIVLNDYAAARDRATSGALNGPLAGVPYLVKDLGSAVGGLPLSLGSRHYRHYVPAEDSPLIARTRAAGLNIFGKTNTSELGQMPYTESALFGVCRNPWNLDHTPGGSSGGAAAAVAAGIVPLAHASDGGGSIRIPASCCGLFGFKPSRDPALAPWPVPGEIVVEHAVSRSVRDSALLLDITTGRIAPGALDGAGAPGTYLGALDAPPPALKIGYVTDPMLAPALSADVRDALDHTASLAASLGHNVEPVAFNLDFAQIGEVFLTIWAAIADELVLGAERITGRKPARAEFEPATWAMAQVGRRLARERLPHMLELQRQITARVAGLVSRYDVILCATLAAPPIKIGAMQPTPFETRQMALLGVLPMKPLLKRMLAEASQQAFAWAGCTELFNLTGQPAMSVPLHWTARGLPVGVQFVARHGDDARLFTLARQLELAQPWFDKRPPLAHAQA, from the coding sequence ATGACTGTGCAGTCCGACTATCTGTGCCACGACGCGATCGGGCTCGCGCAGCTCGTCGCGCAGCGCGAAGTCAGCGCGCGCGAGCTGCTCGACGCCGCGATCGGCCGCGCGCAAGCGCTCAATCCGGCGCTCAACGCGATCGTGCTGAACGACTACGCGGCCGCGCGCGATCGCGCGACGAGCGGCGCGCTCAACGGCCCGCTCGCCGGCGTGCCGTATCTCGTCAAGGATCTCGGCTCCGCGGTGGGCGGGCTGCCGCTGTCGCTCGGCAGCCGCCACTATCGTCACTACGTGCCGGCCGAAGATTCGCCGCTCATCGCGCGAACGAGGGCGGCCGGGCTCAACATCTTCGGCAAGACCAACACGTCCGAGCTCGGGCAGATGCCGTACACAGAATCGGCGCTGTTCGGCGTGTGCCGCAACCCGTGGAATCTCGATCACACGCCGGGCGGCTCGAGCGGCGGCGCGGCGGCGGCCGTCGCCGCGGGCATCGTGCCGCTCGCGCATGCGTCCGACGGCGGCGGCTCGATCCGGATTCCCGCGTCGTGCTGCGGCCTGTTCGGCTTCAAGCCGTCGCGCGATCCGGCGCTTGCGCCGTGGCCCGTGCCGGGCGAGATCGTCGTCGAGCACGCGGTCTCGCGCAGCGTGCGCGACAGCGCGCTCCTCCTCGACATCACCACCGGGCGGATTGCGCCGGGCGCACTCGACGGTGCGGGCGCGCCCGGCACGTATCTCGGCGCGCTCGACGCGCCGCCGCCCGCGCTGAAGATCGGCTACGTGACGGACCCGATGCTCGCGCCGGCGCTGTCGGCCGACGTGCGCGACGCGCTCGATCACACCGCGTCGCTTGCCGCGTCGCTCGGGCACAACGTCGAGCCGGTAGCGTTCAACCTCGACTTCGCGCAGATCGGCGAGGTATTCCTGACGATCTGGGCGGCGATCGCCGACGAGCTCGTGCTCGGCGCGGAGCGCATCACTGGGCGCAAGCCGGCGCGCGCCGAATTCGAGCCGGCGACGTGGGCGATGGCGCAGGTCGGCCGCCGGCTCGCGCGCGAGCGGCTGCCGCACATGCTCGAGCTGCAGCGGCAGATCACCGCGCGCGTCGCGGGCCTCGTGTCGCGCTATGACGTGATCCTGTGCGCGACGCTCGCCGCGCCGCCGATCAAGATCGGCGCAATGCAGCCGACGCCGTTCGAGACGCGGCAGATGGCGCTGCTCGGCGTGCTGCCGATGAAGCCGCTCCTCAAGCGCATGCTCGCGGAAGCGTCGCAGCAGGCGTTCGCGTGGGCGGGCTGCACGGAGCTCTTCAACCTGACCGGGCAGCCGGCGATGTCAGTGCCGCTGCACTGGACCGCGCGCGGGCTGCCGGTCGGCGTTCAGTTCGTCGCGCGGCACGGCGACGATGCGCGCCTGTTCACGCTCGCGCGTCAGCTCGAGCTCGCGCAGCCGTGGTTCGACAAGCGGCCGCCGCTCGCGCACGCGCAGGCGTGA
- a CDS encoding dienelactone hydrolase family protein codes for MASQWIDIPAGNDTFGGYLALPKRGKGPAIVIIQEIFGVNGHIRSIADQYAADGYVALAPDVFWRTQPRVELGYEGADRDKGIELLQKTDVAQAVADIGAAAAALRARPEVEGKLAAIGYCFGGRLAYLAAAQRHVDVAVAYYGGGIQNHVDVAAKVTQPILFHYAGHDQSIPPDAVDTVKAAFAGRANAEFHLYPDAQHGFNCPDRASYGQRAAALAHGRTLTFLAEHL; via the coding sequence ATGGCTTCGCAATGGATCGACATCCCCGCCGGCAACGACACGTTCGGCGGCTACCTCGCGCTGCCCAAGCGCGGCAAGGGCCCGGCCATCGTCATCATCCAGGAGATCTTCGGCGTGAACGGCCACATCCGTTCGATCGCCGATCAGTACGCGGCCGACGGCTACGTCGCCCTCGCGCCCGACGTGTTCTGGCGCACGCAGCCGCGCGTCGAGCTCGGCTACGAAGGCGCCGACCGCGACAAGGGCATCGAGCTGCTGCAGAAGACGGACGTCGCGCAGGCGGTCGCAGACATCGGCGCGGCCGCGGCGGCGCTGCGCGCGCGCCCCGAGGTCGAGGGCAAGCTGGCCGCGATCGGTTATTGCTTCGGCGGGCGTCTCGCGTATCTCGCGGCGGCGCAGCGGCACGTCGACGTCGCAGTCGCGTATTACGGCGGCGGCATTCAGAATCACGTCGACGTCGCGGCGAAGGTCACGCAGCCGATCCTGTTCCACTACGCGGGCCACGACCAGTCGATTCCGCCCGACGCGGTCGACACGGTGAAGGCCGCGTTCGCCGGCCGCGCGAACGCCGAATTCCACCTGTATCCGGACGCGCAGCACGGCTTCAACTGCCCGGACCGCGCATCGTACGGCCAGCGCGCAGCGGCGCTCGCGCACGGCCGCACGCTGACTTTCCTCGCCGAACACCTGTAA